The DNA window GTTACCTGCGGCCGGCGGCGGGCGATCCAACGGTGTACGGCCCTCCCTTTCCTCTGTCTTCCTTGTCTCGAACTGTGCCTGTTGTCCGCCGGTGCCGGGCCCACAGGCCGCGGCACCGGCGGACCGGTACTGCTCGCGGGGGAGCCCTGAAACCTGACGCTTGGCCCCACCGCGCCGGTGCGCCCGGGCGCAACTTCACACCCGGGGTACTTCCGTACTACTTCAACTTCCACTTGCGTACTGGTCGTGCCGAGCGGGAGCCGCGTGAACCTGGCCCCTGCTCCATCGCCCGTCGTGGGCGGCGGTTCCGTCGGCGTCTTTGTTGAACCTCGCACTCAACGGTAGCTAGCTTAGTCGGGAGCGGCAAGGATGTCTAGCGGTCGACACATAGATTTTCTGGTCGACGCGTCCCCGGTTCCGCACCGGAGCCCGCAGGTCGACCGGCAGTGGCTGCGGCGCAGCGAAGTCGGGCGTGTTGTCGGCTTCGATGCTCCAGCCGTGGCGGTGTGCAGGTGCAGGCCGAGGAGCCGGCTGAGGACCGCGACACCATGCAGATCGCCGGGATCAACGAGTGGCTGCGACCGACTTCGACACAGGCCCTACCGCACTGAACAACACCCAAACACATGCGCACGGGACGAATGGCCCACGCCTACGACAGCCCTCCAGGCATGCGCTGGGCAACCTCGTCGTTGCGGAGCAAATCTCCAGCCCTGGGGCCACCATCCGTAACGGAACGTTGCCTACCTGTCAGCTCCCGATACGAGCTCGTTCACACTCTTGACACCGTCGTCAGACAACACAAAACTATCGTCCATCGACTTGCCAAGTCATCAGACAACCGAGGTCGGTGATGCGTTGCAAGTCAGGGACAACAGGGCGGAAGCCCGATCGCTCAGCGCGAGCACCGCGCGTTCCGCACGAAAGTGAGCCAGAGCTTTGCTGAACTTCGACGAAGACCGTTTCGTGGCCATCCAGGCGTCCGCGGTCGCCCTGGCCGAGTCGATCGACGCCCTCGTCGGCCGGCTGCTGAACGCGGGCGCCCAGAATCTCTTCTTCCTCGGCGCCGGCGGCGCCGGTGTCCTCATGCAACCGGCGGCGCAGCTCATGCAGCGTGAGTCGGCGTTCCCCACGTTCCTCGAGAACGCGGCTGAGCTGCTGGCCGTGGACTCGAAGAACCTGGGCCCGCAGTCCATCGTCGTCATCCCCTCGCTGTCGGGCACGACCAAGGAGGCCCTGGCAATCAGCGAGTTCGCTCAGAAGCGGGGCGCCACGGTCGTCGCGCTGACGGGGAACGACGAGTCCCCGCTGGCGAAGGCGGCCGATCACAACTTCACCGTCCGGGCCGCCGACGACACCTCGTCCGAGTCCTTCTATCTGCAGTCGCTGCTGATCGCCCTCTCGATCCAGAAGCACCGCGGCGAGCGGGAGGACTACGCCGAGCTGGTGAGCGGACTGAAGTCACTGCCGGGCCACCTGCTCGAGATCAAGCGCGCGTTCGAGGATCGCGCCGCCGAGCTGGCCATCCAGTTCGCCGACGAGCGCTACCACATCTTCACCGGGGCCGGCCCGTCCTGGACCGAGTCGTGGTACTTCGCCACCTGCATCCTGGAGGAGATGCAGTGGATCCGGACGCGTCCGGTGCACGCCTCGGACTTCTTCCACGGAACGCTGGAGCTCGTCGAGAAGGGCGTCAGCGTCTTCCTACTCAAGGGGGAAGGCCCCACCCGTGAGCTCGCCGAGCGGGTCGAGCGCTTCGTCCCGACCGTGACCGACACGTTCACCGTCATCGACACAGCCGACTTCGCGATGCCCGGCGTCGGCGCCGGACTGCGCGCCCTCGTAAGCCACGTCGTGCACGCGACCGTTCTCGAGCGCTTCAGCGCGCACCTCGAGAAGGTCCGCAACCACCCTCTGACGACCCGTCGGTACTACCGCCGCATCGACTACTGACCCAGATAAGGACCCCCCATGGTTAATCGGAAGGCCCTCGCCGCCTCCAGCGCGGTGCTCCTCATGATGGGCCTCGCGGCCTGCTCGTCGGACAGCGGCTCCTCAGCCGGTGGTGACAACAAGAAGGTGTCGGTCTCACTGATCATCAAGACCCAGGGCACCTCCTTCTTCAAGAAGATGGCCGACGGCGCCACGAAGGCCTCGCAGGACCTGGGCGTGCACCTGACCGTCGCCGCCGGCAAGGTGGATGGCGACGAGGACACCCAGATCCAGGCCATCGAGAACGCCATCTCCCGCGGCGATCAGGGCATCCTCATCACCCCGAACGGGCCGGGAGTCTTCGACGCCATCGCCAAGGCGCGGGATGCCGGCGTGAAGGTCATCGCTCTCGACACGGTGCCGGACCCGGCGTCGCTGGTCGACACGACTTACGCCACCGACAACTTCGAGGCGGGCCGCCTGGTCGGCGAGTGGACGGCGAAGAAGCTCAACGGCAAGGACGCCACCATCGCCCTTCTCGACCTGTTCGGCGACAAGGTGCTGACCGTGGACTACGCCCGGGACCAGGGGTTCCTCACCGGAATGGGAATCGACGTAGCCGACCCCAAGGTCAACGGCGACGAGGCCAAGACCGGCAACTACACGGGCGGCAAGGGCGGCAAGTACACCATCGTCGGCAACCTGCCGACGAAGGGCACCGAGGACGGCGGCCGCACCGCGACCGAGACGCTGCTCAGCAAGAACCCGAACATCAACGTCATCTACGGCATCAATGAGCCGGCCTCGTACGGCGGCTATCAGGCGCTGAAGGCGGCGGGCAAGACCGAGGGCCTGATCACGGTCTCGATTGACGGCGCCTGCGACGGCGTGAACTACGTCAAGGACGGCATCCTGCAGGCCACCGCCCAGCAGTACCCGCTGAAGATGGCGGAAATGGGCGTCAAGGCCATCCACGACCTGGTGGTCAACGGCACGGAACCGAAGTCGGACGAGGGCAAGGACTTTGTCAGCACCGGCGTCAACCTCGTGACCGAAGACCCTCAGGACGGCGTGAAGAGCATCGACGCGACCGAGGGCCTCAAGGATTGTTTCTGACGGCTGGAGGGCGGGGGTGCGCGAGCACCCCCGCCCGGCACAGTTCTGGAGAACTCAGATGACCAACACGGTACCGCCGCCGACCGCGGCACCAGATCTGTCTTCGGCCTTTCTCGACCGCTCGACGCCTCTTTCTCGCGTGCGCGATCTGCTACACCGGCATCCCGCCATCAGCCCCGCCGTCGTCCTCGTCGTCTCGGTGCTCGTGTTCGGACTGCTCAACGACCGCTTCCTGGCTCCGGCCAACCTTTCCCTGATCACCCAGCAGGTCGCCGTCGTCGGCACCCTCGCGATCGCACAGACCCTGGTCATCCTGACCGCGGGGATCGATCTCTCGGTCGGCGCGGCCATGATCCTGGCCGCCATGGTCATGGCTCAGTCGGCGTCGTCCACCGGTGTCCCGCCGACGCTCAGCCTGGTGCTCGGGCTCCTCGCCGGCACCGCCGCGGGCGGCCTGAACGGGCTTCTCGTGACCCGCCTCAAGCTTCCGCCGTTCATCGTGACACTGGGGACGCTGAGCATCTTCACCGCTCTGACACTGCTCTACACCAGCGGCAACACGGTGCGCGGCTCGCAGTTGTCCGACACGCTCACCCTCACCGGCAACACTCTCCCGGTGCTCGGCATCAAGGTCAGCGTCGGCGTGCTCATCATGCTCGCCCTCTACATCCTGATCGCGTACGTCTTGAACCGGACGGCGTGGGGACGGCACGTCTATGCCGTGGGCGACGACAAGGAAGCCGCGCGGCTCTCGGGTATCCGCGTGGACCGGGTGCTCGCCTCGGTCTACCTCGTCGCCGGGGCGATCATCGCGGTCACCGCGTGGATCCAGATCGGGCGTACCAACGCGGCCAGCCCGAACTCCGGCATCGACCTCAACCTGGACTCCATCACGGCGGTCGTCATCGGTGGGACGAGCCTGTTCGGTGGCCGGGGCGCCATCTGGGGCACGCTGCTGGGCGCCCTCATCGTCGGTGTGTTCCGCAACGGTTTGGCGCTCGCCGGCCTCGACGTCCTCTATCAGACCCTGACGGTCGGAGTCCTGGTGATCGTGGCCGTGGCAGTCGACCAGTGGATCCGGAAGGCGAAGTCATGACGGTCGAGACAGTTGCCGGCAAGCCCGTCCTCGAGGCACGGGACCTGGTCAAGACGTACGGACGGGTGGTCGGCCTCGACGGAGTCGGGCTCCAGCTCTTCCCGGGTGAGATCCTCGCCGTGGTCGGCGACAACGGCGCCGGCAAATCCACGCTGATCAAGTGCCTGACCGGTGCGGAGATCCCGACCTCGGGTGAGCTGTTCATCAACGGCTCGCCGGTCAGTTTCAAGCGGCCCCAGGACGCGCGGGACGCGGGGCTGGAGACGGTCTACCAGACGCTGGCGGTCTCCCCGACGCTCGACGTCGCCTCCAACCTCTTCCTCGGGCGGGAGATCCGGCGCAAGGGCTTCGCAGGGACGATGTTGCGGGCCCTCGACGTCAAGGGAATGCGCGAGCGGGCTCGGGCCGAATTGGCCGAGTTGGGAATCTCGACGCTGCAAGACGTGACCGTGCCGGTCGAGAATCTCTCCGGTGGCCAGCGTCAGGCCGTCGCGGTGGCCCGGGCCGCGGCCTTCGGATCGAAAATCGTCGTGCTGGACGAGCCGACCGCCGCGCTCGGGGTGCGCGAGTCCAACCAGGTGCTCCAGCTGATCAGAACTTTGCGCGACCGGGGCACCGCGGTCATTCTGATCAGCCACAACATGCCCCAGGTGTTCGAGGTCGCCGACCGCATCCACATTCAGCGCCTGGGGAAGTGCGCCGGCACCATCACCCCGCAGAGCCACTCGATGACCGACGCCGTCGCGATCATGACCGGAGCACAGACCTTATGAGCACCGGACGACAGCCCTGGGTCGCGGTCGTCGGCGACAACTGCGTGGACCGCTACCGGGGCAGCGAGGACCGCGACTACTCCGGGGGCAACGCCTTCAACGTGGCGGTTCAGCTCGCCCGGGCCGGAGTGGCGGTGCGCTACTTCGGCGCGGTGGGCACCGACGCCCTGCAAGCGGTCATCCGGTCCGGGCTCGAGGTCAACGGGATCTCCACCGACGACCTCACCGTGCTCGACGGACCCACGGCGGTCACGGAGATCAGCGTCGCCGCCAACGGCGACCGCATCTTCGACCGGGAGGACTTCGGCGTGACCGCGGACTATTTCCCCACGGAGGCGCAGCTCGATCAGATCGCCGAGGCCGTCTGGGTGCACATCGGCATGCTGCCGGAGGCGACCCGGCTGCGGAAGGCGCTGGCCGGCCGGATCACCGTCAGCCAGGACTGCGCGGTCGCCACCGGGCTGACCGACCTCGATGTCGCGTTCCTCTCGGCCGGTGAGACCGGCGACGCCCGCGAACTCGCCGCCGGCGCGGCCGCCGCCGGAGTGGGAGTGGTCGTCGCGACGCGCGGCGCCGAGGGCTCGGTCTGTCTCAGCGGGGACCGCTGGTACGAGCAGGCCGCCCTACCGGCGATCATCGTCGACACCACCGGCGCCGGCGACAGCTTCATCGCCGGCTTCATCGCGGCCCGCCTCAGCCGCCGATCCCTGCCCGAGGCGCTGGAGACGGGCGCCCGCTTCGCGGCGGCCGCCTGCGCCTACCGCTCGGGCTGGCCCCACCTGCCACTGGACAAGGAGTCACGGTGAACGACCTTGACGGCACCCTGGCGGCGATCGACGCCTCGATCGCCGCCTCCGCCGGCGACGCCGAACAGCTGCTCGTCGACCTCGTCGCCTGCCGCAGCGTCAACCCGTTGCAGCCCGGCGTCGACGCAGCGGATTACGAGGGCGGGGAACGCCGCGCCAACCAGGTCCTGGCCGAGGCATTGCGTCCCCTGGGTTTCGACCTCAACTGGGTCGAGGAGGCCGAGGGCAGGCCCAACCTGGTCGCCGTGCGGCCCGGCCGCGGCGGCGGTCGCTCCCTGGCGCTGAACGGGCACATCGACACCGTG is part of the Micromonospora olivasterospora genome and encodes:
- a CDS encoding substrate-binding domain-containing protein, with translation MGLAACSSDSGSSAGGDNKKVSVSLIIKTQGTSFFKKMADGATKASQDLGVHLTVAAGKVDGDEDTQIQAIENAISRGDQGILITPNGPGVFDAIAKARDAGVKVIALDTVPDPASLVDTTYATDNFEAGRLVGEWTAKKLNGKDATIALLDLFGDKVLTVDYARDQGFLTGMGIDVADPKVNGDEAKTGNYTGGKGGKYTIVGNLPTKGTEDGGRTATETLLSKNPNINVIYGINEPASYGGYQALKAAGKTEGLITVSIDGACDGVNYVKDGILQATAQQYPLKMAEMGVKAIHDLVVNGTEPKSDEGKDFVSTGVNLVTEDPQDGVKSIDATEGLKDCF
- a CDS encoding PfkB family carbohydrate kinase, yielding MSTGRQPWVAVVGDNCVDRYRGSEDRDYSGGNAFNVAVQLARAGVAVRYFGAVGTDALQAVIRSGLEVNGISTDDLTVLDGPTAVTEISVAANGDRIFDREDFGVTADYFPTEAQLDQIAEAVWVHIGMLPEATRLRKALAGRITVSQDCAVATGLTDLDVAFLSAGETGDARELAAGAAAAGVGVVVATRGAEGSVCLSGDRWYEQAALPAIIVDTTGAGDSFIAGFIAARLSRRSLPEALETGARFAAAACAYRSGWPHLPLDKESR
- a CDS encoding ABC transporter permease, whose translation is MTNTVPPPTAAPDLSSAFLDRSTPLSRVRDLLHRHPAISPAVVLVVSVLVFGLLNDRFLAPANLSLITQQVAVVGTLAIAQTLVILTAGIDLSVGAAMILAAMVMAQSASSTGVPPTLSLVLGLLAGTAAGGLNGLLVTRLKLPPFIVTLGTLSIFTALTLLYTSGNTVRGSQLSDTLTLTGNTLPVLGIKVSVGVLIMLALYILIAYVLNRTAWGRHVYAVGDDKEAARLSGIRVDRVLASVYLVAGAIIAVTAWIQIGRTNAASPNSGIDLNLDSITAVVIGGTSLFGGRGAIWGTLLGALIVGVFRNGLALAGLDVLYQTLTVGVLVIVAVAVDQWIRKAKS
- a CDS encoding ATP-binding cassette domain-containing protein; amino-acid sequence: MTVETVAGKPVLEARDLVKTYGRVVGLDGVGLQLFPGEILAVVGDNGAGKSTLIKCLTGAEIPTSGELFINGSPVSFKRPQDARDAGLETVYQTLAVSPTLDVASNLFLGREIRRKGFAGTMLRALDVKGMRERARAELAELGISTLQDVTVPVENLSGGQRQAVAVARAAAFGSKIVVLDEPTAALGVRESNQVLQLIRTLRDRGTAVILISHNMPQVFEVADRIHIQRLGKCAGTITPQSHSMTDAVAIMTGAQTL
- a CDS encoding SIS domain-containing protein — its product is MLNFDEDRFVAIQASAVALAESIDALVGRLLNAGAQNLFFLGAGGAGVLMQPAAQLMQRESAFPTFLENAAELLAVDSKNLGPQSIVVIPSLSGTTKEALAISEFAQKRGATVVALTGNDESPLAKAADHNFTVRAADDTSSESFYLQSLLIALSIQKHRGEREDYAELVSGLKSLPGHLLEIKRAFEDRAAELAIQFADERYHIFTGAGPSWTESWYFATCILEEMQWIRTRPVHASDFFHGTLELVEKGVSVFLLKGEGPTRELAERVERFVPTVTDTFTVIDTADFAMPGVGAGLRALVSHVVHATVLERFSAHLEKVRNHPLTTRRYYRRIDY